The Oncorhynchus mykiss isolate Arlee chromosome 5, USDA_OmykA_1.1, whole genome shotgun sequence DNA window gagacagactagGGTCATGCAGTtatggggggcggggggggggggggggggggggtcagtggcCCTGAGGTGAGAGGTCAGGGGTACATGGCTGTGACCCTGTGCTTGGTATACGTGCCAGGTCTACGTCGTACCACAATAGCAAGAGCAGCGCTTGCAACAGAAGAACAGAAGAGAGTAGCAACGTATTGACCCATAGTAGAACCACAGCATGTCCCAAAAAAAACCTTACTAACGAGACCATTGGAAAATCAATTCATTGGTTTAAATCCCATTTCAATCAATGTAATTAAATCAATTCATTGTCAACCAAAATGGGACGACAGTCAGAGGAAAGATCAAAGCGATAACAGAAAAAAGACATATAAAAACATTCAGGGAAAAGAGTTAGTACCAGTAGCTCTCTTTCCTAACTACAGCAGGTAGTGACCGACAAAGAAAGCAGGGGAAATAGTTCACAACATCTGTTAGGTAGTGGTCTGTGTGTTTATTTAGCTGCTACAATTAGATTTCAGAGTTAGTCAAACTGAGGAATATTGAACCTAAGCCCAAAAAGCTGAAGCACAGTTGCTGGTGtggtacacgtgtgtgtgtgtgtgtggtcacagcCATCGTCagggctagtgtgtgtgtgtgtgtgtgtgtgtacctggggctCTGTGGTGGCAGGGCCTAGATGAGGAGGAGGGACACTGGGGAGAGCTGTGGGAGTTTGGTTACTCCAGGAGGTAACTGTAGAGGCAGACCTCACCTggagaacacacatacacacagtccgcatggtacacacacacacaccaatgatgAACACACAATGGAGGAGCCCCGACAAAAACAACCCCAGCTcaacactagaggtcgaccgattaatcggaatggccgattaattttCAGAATCgctaatcggcatttttggacaccgattgtggCTGAttaaaaaaattttaaaaaagtttatttacctttatttaactaggcaagtcagttaagaacacattcttattttcaataaaggcctaggaaaggtgggttaactgccttgttcaggggcagaacgacagatttgctcagggattcgatcttacaaccttctggttaccacctgccttacattgcactccacgaggagtgcgtggcaggctgaccacctgttacacgagtgcagcaaggagccaaggtaagttgctagctagcattaaacttcttacaaaaaacaatcttaacataatcactagttaactacacatggttgatgatattaccagtttatctagcttgtcctgcatttgcatataatcgatgcggtgcctgttaatttatcattgaatcatagcctacttcgccaaacaggtgatCATTTAACAAGCGTGTTCgcaaaaaaaagcactgtcgttgcaccaatgtgtacctaaccataaacatgaatgcctttctttaaaatcaatacaagtatatatttttaaacctgcatatttagttaatattgcctgctaacattactttcttataactagggaaattgtgtcacttctcttgcgttcagtgcaagcagagtcagggtatatgcagcagtttgggctgcctggctcgttcagaactgtgtgaagactatttcttcctaacaaagacagtaattaatttgccagaattgtacataattatgacataacactgaaggttgtacaatgtaacagcaatacttagacttatggatgccacccgttagataaaatacggaacggttcagtatttcactgaaagaataaacattttgttttcgaaattatagtttccagaTATGACCATAATGACCTAAgcctcatatttctgtgtgttatgttataattaagtctatgatttgatatagcagtctgactgaacggtggtaggcagcagcaggctcgtaagcattcattcaaacagcaccttcctgcgtttgccagcagctcttcgctgtgcttcaagcattgagctgtttatgacttcaagcctatcaactcccgagattaggcagGTGTAACCAATgagaaatggctagctagttagcggggtgcgcgctaatagcggttcaatcggtgatgtccctcgctttgagaccttgaagtagttgttccccttgctctgcaagggccgcggcttttgtggagcgatgggtaacgatgcttcgaggggtggctattgtcgatgtgttcctggttcgagcccaggtaggggcgtggagagggacggaagctataatgttacactggcaatactaaagtgcctataagaacatccaatagtcaaaggttcatgttaaaaggaaccaccagctttcatatgttctcatgttctgagcacttttactttcttctccaacactttgtttgtgCATTATTTAagccaaattgaacatgtttcattatttgaggtTAAATTGATTTATGgatttattatattaagttaaaataagtgttcatttagtattattgtaattgtcattattacaaataaatataaacaaacaaaaaaattggccgattaatcggtatcggccttttttTGGCCcttcaataatcggtatcggcgttaaaatcataatcggtcgacctctactcaacACCAGAGTCAGCGGCCATCGGCCACACAACATGTGGGAACAAGACCAAAAGGGCACCCAGACAGCATCAGAATCAAGAGAGGATCATCAACCACTTAGGGGCTAATGAGGAGGCTGTGTGAGTGACTGTCACTTACCGGCTGGTAATACTGTTGCGGTGCGGTGGCAGCGGCAGGCACAGGGGCCAGAGCGGGCTGCTGGGTCACCATAGAAGGCTGGGCAGGGGTGAAGAGCTGCCTGGGCTGGGCAGCTGTGGGCTGAGGGGATGGGAGTTGGGCTACTGGGGCTGCAGCTGGAGCCTGTTGACCCAGAGCTCTGCTGAGACGGTCACGCAGCTGCTGCACCGCAACCTGGAGGTGGAGAAAATACCGCCGAATTAGAAGCAGTAGAATGGACATTACGTTCCGGCTCTGAACGAGTAACCCGAGGCAGATTGTGGGACAAATGTATTGTGTATATCATTCACCTGCTCTGTGTTCTGGGGCAGGTATGCAATGGCGTTGGTGAGGCTGCCCTGGGAGGCCAGCAGGCTGGCATACTGACTCATCTTCTCCCCCAGTAGAAGCCCCACAGCACAGGGATCAGACTCCTGGTTCTGCTCTACCGCCTTGCGGAGCACCACCACCTTCTCGACCAGATCCTGCCGCAATACAAACATTACATAGAGttagacccacacacacacaaaccagacgtacactccacacacacacccgcgtacctgcagagagagagggcagtgtCTGTCCTGTGCTCTGGTCCAGCAGGTCACCAGTTTCTCCACGTTGCCAGCGCAGATGTAACACAGACAAGCCTGAGCCTGCAGCGTGCAGTCCTCCACAGCCTCCAGTCTGCAGCCCAGCAGGTCTACAGAGACAGCAGCACAGTTGGGTTCAAAATTCACAACTGGTTCACACGGCAGCAATGGAAAGAAACTTTGAAAGGGAAGGCCAGTGAGGGAGAGCGTGAAAGGCCCCGCATGGTCAATCCGTCGTCTGCATTGATCATGCAGCATTTATAGTGatacggcctctgcagaagtcagggcattcatacttcttgcgcgTCGCTGAGGAGCAAAATTGTGAAGGAAGTGAgcttgtgtttatacaggacctgcCGCCCCCAACCAATCATGTACAGCGCAAAGCTATacggagccctccgcattgttacaaaTGTACAAAATCTGGGAGGCGCACGGCGATGCAGGagcaagcataaattggctttaagggagagtgtgtgaaagagggagagagaaagtgtccGTTCCTACCACACAGAGAGGAGAACTCCTCGGGCTGAGCATAGGTCATGACTGCAGCCAGAGCTTCCTTCCAGTTCTGCAGCTCACAGGTCTGCAGCACGTCACGCCAGTCCCTCATCACCACCGCACTGATCAGctgttaataaaaaaataaatctaaatCGTCAATAGCGTAGACCTCCCTCTGATCAGCTGCGAGACCAAATAATGGCCATAATCAATATTGTTCACGTCCCTCTGCCAGTTCCTCAACCCCACCAATCAGCTGCAGGAGACACTGAAAGTAAATCAGTAGCAGAACAGTAGCAAATACCACAGATCAACTACCTGATCACATGACCATGACACTGACTGACATCATGGTCACGGTGCTCGTCACCTTGGTGATCTTGCAGTGACCAGTGCTGGGTTACCTTGGTGATCTTGCTGTGAGTCTTGGTGAAGTACTTCCTCTGTGTTTTCTCCAGAAGCTCCGCCCCTCCGGCGATGGCCAGGATGATGCTGTCAGCCATGCGGTTGTCATGGAGACAGAGTTCCACTGCGCCCTGGAAGTCACCCGTCAGCAGGGCCTGGGTGATCAGGCCATCCACACCTGACGGGACAAAACCAACAACGGTTTGCTTTTTAAAACTTTGACAAAAAAACAGCAGCATGCAGTCAACCTAAAAATAAGAGATTCAGATTGATATTAACGGATCGTTACCTTGACTGACGCGGAGTTTAATGCCCTCTGGGACTGGAGCCTCCCCTGGCAGGCTGGCCTCTGCTGGTGGAGCCGCCTCCTGACAGACCAGAGGGGGAGTTGATCAAATGTTATTTGACCGAGAGCAGTACCGTCCCTGGAGTGTCAGTACAACTCCAACTACTGCGTAAATCTGTTGATGTCAACGGGAGATTTCCTCGGAAGCATAACAAGTGTTATTCCGTACCGCCATACCATCTACTCAGAGCTTTACATATAACCATAAAACAGCAAAGGGAAACTAAATGAACAGGTGTGAGTCTACCCCAGAGAGAAAGTTAAAGTTGAAGgaaaataggggggggggggtaaaagaaATTGGGCGAGTTACTTATAGTTAGAGATGAGACACTATGTGAAAGCAATGTCACAACATAACCGGAGCAACATAATGACATAGCAGCACCAATATAATAGGTTTACAGTTTTAGCGATGAACAACGATAACGACAAAGCAATAATAGTACGATGCGCCACTCTCTCTCTGGGATGGACTGACGGGATGAGAAGAAGGTACCTCCTCCAGAGGAATCTCTTCATTTACTGGCATCTCTTCCTGGGCGATGGGCTCAGCTCCAAGGCCTTCTGTTAGGTCTACTTCTGCTGCCAATGGTTCCAGACGTCCTGTCACTTCCACTTCTGCTGCTGGCTGGAGGTTTGCAGCAGCGATGAGGTCAAATGGATCTTCCGCTTCTGGTTCCAGAGCAGGTGTGAGTTCCACTTCTGCTGCTGGCTGGAGGTTTGTAGCAGCGATGAGGTCAAATGGATCTTCCGCTTCTGGAGCAGGTGAGAGTTCCACTTCCGCTGCTGGCTGGAGGTTTGCAGCAGCGATGAGGTCAAATGGATCTTCCGCTTCTGGAGCAGGTGAGAGTTCCACTTCCGCTGCTGGCTGGAGGTTTGTAGCAGCGATGAGGTCAAATGGATCTTCCGCTTCTGGAGCAGGTGTGAGTTCCACTTCTGCTGCTGGCTGGAGGTTTGCAGCAGCGATGAGGTCAAATGGATCTTCAGGCGGGAGTCCAGGGTCTGCTAGAGGCTGCAAGGTGGATACAGGAGGAGCCAGGTCCAGCTGGACTGCCGACTGCAGACTGGGCATTGTTGATGTCGGGTCGAAGACGGGTACAGCCTGTAAGTCCACCTGGTTGAACGCAGAAACAGGCTGTAAGTCGACTTGGTTGAACTGAAATACAGGCTGCAAGGGCACCGGGTCAAATTCTAAGACATGCTGCAAAGCTACCTGGTTAAATTCAGATACAGGCAGTGAGTTCACTTGGTTGAACTCTGTTGGAGGCTGGAGGGAAAAGGGGGCAGTGGGATCAAACATGGGTGCTTGCTGCAGGTCAGCTGGGGGGGGCAGAGCTGGGGGGGCCAGAGTAGGGTCAGACTCTGACAGGAGAGCAACGGGAGCAACAGGGGCAAGAAGCTGGGGTTCTGCGCTGAGGTCAAGAGTAAGAACAGGCTCCGATTGGAGGACAGGCATAGGATCAGAAGCTGAAAGGTCACCGCTGGGCGGGGGAGCAAGCTCTGGCTGGGGTCCAGGTTCGGGCTGGAGGGCGGGCTCAAGCGGCGGTTCGGGGGTGGGCTCAACAGTAGCAGCCTCAGGCATGGGAGGAAGGACCTCAGGCTCCGTGTTGAGCTGGGGAGCAGGAAAAGGCACTACCTCTGGTTCTGGTCCAGGATCAGCCTCAGGTTCAGGCACAGAGGTGGGGGCAGGAGCAGTGGAGGGCTGCATACATTCATACAGCAGGaaaggagtaggagaggagagccagATTCACAGAGTTCAGCAGAGCCATTCAATTGAGAGTTGTAGATAAATTATTAAcagaatcactgacatgttgGAAACCCAATAATATTCATAAAACATCATTGATTGTGTCCATTGAGATATTAGTACCGTTGAGCCCGGGTTAAGCAATGTTACAAAATATCCTTTAATTTGAGCAGTACAATAGCATTAAGAATCAGATGAGAAAATAGCATTGTCTTgcagattaaaaaaatatattatatataaaaagGTAGAATAGAAATATGTGAGGTGAAGTTATCCAAATCATATTCAATGATGATCTATGACAAAAGTCAGGAAAAGCAATTCAACGATGTTCAGCACATGAATAAGAAACGCATCCTTTTCTTACTTCACAGAAACTGTATTGTGAAACCTAGAGTTAGTGAAGTTGGACACTTTCCCAATGCCCCTACCACTTCCCTGTTTGAGCAATGAGACCAAAGCTACAGAGAGTGAATGAGCAGATATGTTTGCTCTGCATTACCATCAACTTTACCGCATACTGAACCGTATTCCACGTTGTTCATCGAATTGTCACAACTAAGGAATTATACATGtttcttccacacacacacacaaagtccttACCTCCTCAGGCTGAATAGGTTCTCCCTCTAATGCTGCTGCAATCTGTGAACAAAGGAACAACCCCAGCGGAATTAAACCAGGCTGACAGACCGCATTAggaccagacagacaacagactgACATGGCCTGAGGACATTCAGTGACGGTTCATTTCAAAACCTCACCTTTGCTGCTAGCTCCTCCTTCTTATATCCCAAAAGCTCCAGGTATTTTCCACGAGCATCATTCTCAAAGTTCACCTGAAAACACCATTTCACTTTGGTAGTAAAAGAcacgcaaaaaaaaaaagacacgCAATACTGTAAAACTTTGTTTTAACACCACAAGTCCCCATCCTTACCTTCAGGAAGGACCAGACGGTCTTCTCAAACTCGTTCTGGGCCGAGTCCATCTTCTCCTGGCAGAAGTCAACGAAGCTGCCAGCAGCCAGTGTGGCCTGCAGCTGGGCAGAGCGCTCCAGGAAGGTCGTCTCCGTAATCACCTGACTAATGTGAACCACATGGGCCGTGGGCTGCTGAGGCTGTTGGGGGTTGGGCTTGATGTTCTCCAACGACACCAGCTTACCACCAAACTGGATTTtggcggagggggggggggggggggggggggggcaggaagtGAACTTATTAGCACCATTTCAACATATCGATAGAATGTCTttagtgagagagacaggaaccAGCAGCAAAGAGTTGCCAGGAGGTGAGCTGTAGTGTGTCACTGGGCGGTATCATCATACATCCATGCATACGGCTTGACAAAGATAGCAGAGAAATTAAGGCAGAGAAGGTAGTGACTCACAGCGAAGGAGGCCCCCACGGGCCTGCGGATCCACTTGGGGGGCTTTTTGaggggggtgatggtggtggaggcGGGCGGGGCCTGGGAAAGCTGCAGGGGGGGAAGGGTCTGACCCATCCCAAATGGATCCATATTGCCAAATGACGTGCTGATCTAGAACATAGACATGCCACAgaaagtaaaatatatattttttttctcctctttttTTAAATAGATTATGTATTCATTCACACAAAGTGTCTCCAATGATGGGCTAAAATTGAAGCGAGTTTCCACTCCAAATCTCAGAATTCGTTGGAACCGCGTATGTAACCCGAAATGACCAACATGGAGGCCAGTTTCCAACCTCAACAGTGTTCATATGTGAAACTGTTTACCCACCGTGTCTGCCTGTGTCTGGCTGAAAGCCTGGCTGCTGCCCCCCATGATGGAGTAGATGCTGATGTGTCCGTCGAAGGCTGCGGCCGACAGCACCGCCGGGTTCCTGGGACACCACTGGATGTCAAAGCACCACTGGGTACTGGTAGGCAGCTCATACAGCACCTGGAGATGAAACAGCAGACAGGAATGCCTTTCTGGTTACATGTCTCCGTAATGATAATTATTAGCAGTGTACTGTAGTTTGTAGTTAGGGACCATGCTAAGAATAgcgagaccacacacacacacacacactcacctcggCGGTGTTGGGGTTCCAGCAGAGGATTCGGTTGTCTTTCCCGCAGCTCAGTAGCAGCTCAGGGTCCGCCAGGCTCCAGGCGATGGCCAGGACACCCCTGACGAACACACATACCCCCCCCGCAGATTTAATTAGCATAATGTAATCCGATCACATCCGATCTAATGAACACTTGCAATTAGTTCTGACATGTCTTGGGTGTGCCCTTTTGTTAACAGTCACACCAGAGGAGCGTGTTCTGATCACTCCTTAAATAGCAGTCATCCCCATCTCCCAGAGACCTCTAGTAACCAAGAACAGATTCATACCGCAGTCACATTCCTACGTGGTTCTCTCACAGAGTTCAGCCTCAACGGCTGAACATGATTCCATCCAATACAAAAGGTTGGACCGTGACAGTCAGTGGTTTTGACATGACTTTCTCCACGACTGGATACCAGATTCATTTGAAGTCATAATTTACCGTGTGTGGTTCTCCAGGACTTTGAGAGGGGAGGTGGCAAAACGCAGGTCCCAGATCTGGATCACTGGCATCCTGTCATCCTCCGAGGCCAGCACCAGCTGAGTAGCTACCTCGGGGTTCCATTCTAGCCCAGAGCAGtgcatctgaacacacacaagTTATCTATTAATTTACTTATTATAATGAATGTGTGGTTCTCTTTCTGCCTGCCATCTGTCACGTGGTGTTAATACTATGCTTGTACCAATGGTTGGAATCAGTACAGGGAACAGAACCAAAAACAATTTTATGATTTGAGGAACAGAACCCGAACcgaaagtgatctatactgttccggaacagaaccgttAATTTAAAAGCAACGTTCAGGGcattttttttcagtttcacaaaaATCACAACAAAgtgcctatgcaaagccctcactctgtcactcaaatGTATTCCAGTGCCCAccagctgaaaatctttgccagtgtCTGCGCGTGTAGGCCACCTGCCCTCTGAAGCATaagttactgtagcctactgacgacATTGCAAGCGtaattcagaaattagggagaggtgtttaattagagaagaatggattTACTTTTTCAacgctagttaaggatactatagttatccCGTTTCACACGgcatttattaactacaaaaaaggCAAGGCGTGTTTTTAATTCCAgtgctgctctgcacacacaagctagTTAACTAACGTTTGCTCTGGTCCAACGTTAAACCAACACCGATGTTGAAAGAtattcaaagttcctccatagaagccgcTCCTCCGTAGGTGTAGCTCTGTGGGCCTGATTCAATAAGATGCCCTGCGCTTCAAGGCAAGCTTCCCCCATCCTTTCTCctcaaaaatgtattttgcatCTCACGCCCTACACGGTGGCTggcagcacagtgtgtgtgtgtctgtctttcatTATTATTAAACCATGCGGTTATGGCAAAATACTATTTGTTCTTAACGACTTTCCTATAGAGATTAAAAATGGCTAACCCGCTCCACAGCAAGCTTCTCTATccacactgattggtgaagtaatttaaatGTTGAGGtatatggaaaaataaatgtatatatttcagaggtttaaaaaaaaaggaaCAATGTAAATCGGAACCAGTTTATCATAACTTTATTTTGCCGGTCGGAAACAGTGGAACGAAacgagagaagaaaaaaaaataacacTTCTGGAAAATAAtcttggttccaacccctggtttgTACTAATGTCAGAAGCCTCAGACCGATTCGGTTGCCAATCCTGTGTCTGTCCCAAAATAAGTGGCAAGCTTTTAACTGAAGGCGCTAGGAATACTTCCCACCCCCAAAAGTTTACAGAAAGCTGCAGGCCAGGGAGAGGACTTTTAAACTGGAGATGAAAGTGGCAGACTGAGCCCTAAACAGCAGACGTGCTTTCCGGTACGTACCCTGTTGCTGTGGTCGCTGACTTTGATGATTAGGTCGTTCTTGCGGAGGTCCCAGATGGAGGCGCGGCCGCTGGGGCTGGCTGAGGCCAGGATGTGTTGGACCTGCCTGTTCCACGCCACACAGCTGATGTCCTCTAGAGGCTGAAATAAACAAAAAGCCTGCTCACTCAAATGTTCCTCTACTATCAAATTACCTGGGTGCCGGATCCTCGTAGACAAGATAACATGAACATTTTTAAGGAAAGCACTCCAAAAAAAAGGTAAATTGTGACTACTTATGGTTTCCTTAATTAACCACGCAGAGACACGTTCTGGTGCCATTGAGTCTTACCTGAGTTTTAGGGCCTGGTGTCATCGGGGAGCCAAAGTTGTTTAGGTCCCAGATGTAGATCTCTGATTCGTTACCTCCGGAAGCCACCAGGTTGTCCTGGGGAAGGGGAGACGGAAGTAATGATTTATCATCACTAGctaacatgggggggggggggggacaatgtaaAGTACAGTAACGAACAACGAGATACACTTGACAGAGTTGGCGGAACAGTCAACAAAGGTCAGTAGACCAAAACGTTAGTATTCCAATAAAACAAAAGCAAGACGTTCTCAAGTGAGTTGAGCAATATCTCAACGTGCATATTATGCACAGAAAAGTATCATGCCAAAGCGGTTAGTGAGAGCATAGTTACAGTTAGTTCGGTGTACCTACCTGGAAGGAGTTGACATCAAGGGCTCTAACTGGCCCGCTGTGTTTGTTACTCTGAGCGATGACAACGTCACCGTGTCCAGCAATGATCTTGGCCGGGTCGTAAAGGATGACGTCGCCGTTCTCTCCCCCTGCGATGAGCACTCCAGACGGGAGACCCTGTGCATCCATGCCGTGGGGACCCCACGCCAGCTTATGGTATCTGATTGAGTGTGATAAGAGCAGTCTGAGCTTTGACGTATGTTTTCTAAACCTACCCAAGAGTTGACTTGCTCTGATGCTTGTTGTACCCTTGTCAGAACCATTCACCAATCTTTGTTGATTGACTATACTTGTTGTTTTTCCAGTAACCTGAGCTTTAACCACTACAGTTTTCACAACTACGATTCCCTACCCGGGTTTACTATACTACCTGAGATACCTGAAGAAATATAATTTACTAAGAATCCTGTTGAAAGAaagggggctcccgagtggcgctgcggtctaaggcactgcatcttttggggcggcaggtagcctagtggttagagcgttggactagtaaccgaaaggttgcaagaacaaatcccagagctgacaagattaaaaaataaataaaaatgtgaaaataagaatttgttcttaactgacttgcctagttaaataaaaggtcaaataaaaatctcagtactagaggtgtcactacagaccatggttcgattccaggctgtatcacaaccagccgtgattgggagtcccatggggtggcgcacaattggcccagcgtcgtccgggttaggccgtcattgtaaataagaatttgtccttaactgacttgcctagttaaataaaaaataaaaaaactgggTTTGGGTTACAGCTAGTGCTAAGGTTTCActacctgtgagaggaggagtaTGCTCCACGGAGCTTCATgtccagagaaggctcggccagGTCCAGCTCAAAGATCTCCAGAGAGGCGGAGGTACTGAAGGAGGCATCCAGCTGCTGGGCTGACGTacctggacacagagacagacgggTGAGCAGTCAGCAATACCTGACCAGGTAGACGCACTAACAGGACAGCTGTTCAGACAACAAATATTAAACGAGTCAGTTTTCAAGGATATTCAAAAACTTGTGGCTCATGACGAGACTATGACTCCAACATAGAGAGGAGAATAGCTGCTCCTGCAGCTCAACTCTTTCTGAAATTTAATCTGGAAAATTGATGCATCACCCCTGTCAGTGCAACATGTACAGTTGGGGGTCTTGAATTATGGGATCCCTTGATGATAAGCAAAAAataatgtataaaataaataacacaaatactgagctatattgtatggaAAGACATTCTGGGAAATTATATTTAATACCAAaaaattgctcagagaaatagaTTGTGTAACAAATAATAACGGGGGGGAGGGTTAAAAATGATTGGATCCCGTTTTCAATATTCCAGCACCCTCCCCTTACGAGGATaacgacactgagcctttttataaaatgtttaatgagattggagaacacagtgggagggatcttagaccattccacAATACGGAATAAGGTTTTCAGTCGAGTTTAAgcctggagactgagatggccattgaaaAATGATGATTTttgttgtgtgcttagggtattgtcttgctggaagattcaCGTGAGGCCAAGTTccagccttctggcagaggcaCGCAAGGTGTTTGGCTAAAATGTTCTGGTATCATTCATGATACTGTTGACCTTAACAGGGGcaccaggaccagtggaagcaaaatagccccataacatcaaagatccttCCCCATATTTTACAGTTGAGATTAGGTATTTTCTGCATTGCTCTTTCAAAAGTCAAACACCCTGGTGTGCATGGCCAAATACCTTTATTTTTTATGACTATAGCACCGAtttcaatccaagtgccaatgccgttgAGCAAACTCAAGgcagtgctatggtcagatgacatgaaaatagagctctttggccacgcacacgaACGCCCGAGTTGGCCTTCAAAAGAACGCATATGCAGAAAATACCTACTTCCGGTCGTCAAATATGTCCGAGATTCTCAGTAAAGTGTACAAAAGATACCTGCTGCCAGGTACACAGGATGGTGCTGTGCTGGGCTCCAGCTCTGGATGGCCGTGCGGTTGATCTCTTTGAGCTTCATTCTGATGGGGAGAAAACAACCCAAACAAGAA harbors:
- the sec31a gene encoding protein transport protein Sec31A isoform X2, with protein sequence MERMKLKEINRTAIQSWSPAQHHPVYLAAGTSAQQLDASFSTSASLEIFELDLAEPSLDMKLRGAYSSSHRYHKLAWGPHGMDAQGLPSGVLIAGGENGDVILYDPAKIIAGHGDVVIAQSNKHSGPVRALDVNSFQDNLVASGGNESEIYIWDLNNFGSPMTPGPKTQPLEDISCVAWNRQVQHILASASPSGRASIWDLRKNDLIIKVSDHSNRMHCSGLEWNPEVATQLVLASEDDRMPVIQIWDLRFATSPLKVLENHTRGVLAIAWSLADPELLLSCGKDNRILCWNPNTAEVLYELPTSTQWCFDIQWCPRNPAVLSAAAFDGHISIYSIMGGSSQAFSQTQADTISTSFGNMDPFGMGQTLPPLQLSQAPPASTTITPLKKPPKWIRRPVGASFAFGGKLVSLENIKPNPQQPQQPTAHVVHISQVITETTFLERSAQLQATLAAGSFVDFCQEKMDSAQNEFEKTVWSFLKVNFENDARGKYLELLGYKKEELAAKIAAALEGEPIQPEEPSTAPAPTSVPEPEADPGPEPEVVPFPAPQLNTEPEVLPPMPEAATVEPTPEPPLEPALQPEPGPQPELAPPPSGDLSASDPMPVLQSEPVLTLDLSAEPQLLAPVAPVALLSESDPTLAPPALPPPADLQQAPMFDPTAPFSLQPPTEFNQVNSLPVSEFNQVDLQAVPVFDPTSTMPSLQSAVQLDLAPPVSTLQPLADPGLPPEDPFDLIAAANLQPAAEVELTPAPEAEDPFDLIAATNLQPAAEVELSPAPEAEDPFDLIAAANLQPAAEVELSPAPEAEDPFDLIAATNLQPAAEVELTPALEPEAEDPFDLIAAANLQPAAEVEVTGRLEPLAAEVDLTEGLGAEPIAQEEMPVNEEIPLEEEAAPPAEASLPGEAPVPEGIKLRVSQGVDGLITQALLTGDFQGAVELCLHDNRMADSIILAIAGGAELLEKTQRKYFTKTHSKITKLISAVVMRDWRDVLQTCELQNWKEALAAVMTYAQPEEFSSLCDLLGCRLEAVEDCTLQAQACLCYICAGNVEKLVTCWTRAQDRHCPLSLQDLVEKVVVLRKAVEQNQESDPCAVGLLLGEKMSQYASLLASQGSLTNAIAYLPQNTEQVAVQQLRDRLSRALGQQAPAAAPVAQLPSPQPTAAQPRQLFTPAQPSMVTQQPALAPVPAAATAPQQYYQPVRSASTVTSWSNQTPTALPSVPPPHLGPATTEPQVQPTPPMYGMPPSGSAAPPASSSAAYPPMYSHQYQPYPPASQYNLGTGGPAIYSPLQYSAPPPPSFSSSSPQAPAPGFMPQYTQQPLYPPPSMGQPVSSAPPFSPPPLSSGASFQHGGPGSPASYMPPLPPTGSSEGYNPDTTCFMEGEGPQNGWNDPPTLSRVPKKKVPENYTPPSPIMAPIFSPLGAGDPQQPPYMPPGQAQNQAPYQGMQQQMAPPPMNPGMLKTRGGSVEGAPGAPTGDTIQPLQSIPAEKITMKPIPDEHLVLKNTFEGLIHKCLAAATDPQTKRKLDDANKRLEALYDKLREQTLSPAIIGGLHNMVQCIESRSYVESLNIHTHIVSSSNFSETSAFMPVLKVVLTQANKLGV